One genomic segment of Gossypium arboreum isolate Shixiya-1 chromosome 3, ASM2569848v2, whole genome shotgun sequence includes these proteins:
- the LOC108484965 gene encoding uncharacterized protein LOC108484965 has translation MENEAQEFLKFLRHSEYSVVEQLHKQSAHISILTLLLSSETHRDVLMKVLHETYVTDDISVNKLDRLVSNISADNFISFSDDEIPLGGMGSTKALHITTRYKGYTLPGMLIDNGSALNVLPLSILNRLPIDSSHMKTCQNIVRAFDGTERKPDAQQGKKELERKQEKRRARLSRAEVKWEPMTFPHISSTFVVGGVVHPKLKFTDEGTVEGMMKILSINAILKEGSRETSLVGVCSYEPRSVLNNWTVEELLFIFGFAEDGGTGRKVDFSLRKIIEIVTLKVANEVKIGTCIKEETKQNLIKLLQEFRDVFVWSYQDMPGLRTDIAVHRIPIREECKPVQQKLRKMRPDVEVKIGEDVKKQFDAGFLQAVNYSEWVANVVPVPKKDGNVRMCVDYRDLNKASPKDNFPLPHIDTLVDNTAGYSLFSFMDGFSGYNQIKMHPEDMEKTTFITLWGSFCYKVMPFGLKNTGATYQRAMVTLFHDMMHKEIEVYVDDMISTSRTEREHVQVLRKLFSRLRKFQLKLNPTKCTFEPGQENYLVSWSVKRKLRLTQIKSRLYKSCLRPALREKFELIEKCDPVFRLLKKHNPGVWDDECQMAFDKIKQYLANTPVLVPPSPDKPLILYMTVFDNSIGCVLGQHDETGKKENAIYYLSKKFTECEMRYSPIEILCYALKAVKGSAIADFLASRALENYEPLNFDFPNKDLIYVATAEEDTPEDHSWKLNFDGASNAVEYEACIIGIRVAIDRKIKVLEVYGDSASVIYQLKGAWETRDPKLISYRKLVLELIEQFDDINFFYLPHDENQMADALDILAFMIRINEQEDMKPIQMNICESPAHCCNIDEEEERDDHPWYHDILKYVKNREYTEQATENDKRALRRLANDYVLDREILYKRRKDQMLLRCVDAVKMKKILEEVHEGIHVPPSPLHVMTSPWPFSMWGMDIIGPISPKSSNGYRFIFVVIDYFTKWVEAALYANVTKSAISKFLKKEIICRYGMPERIVSDNTLNLNNSAIVEVCSQFNIKHHNSSPYCPKMNGAVEATNKNIKKIVGKITETYKDWHEKLPFSLFAYRTSVRTSTGATPFSLVYGMEAVLPIEVKISSFRNFRGKWMPNWEGPYVVKKAFSRGALILAKMDGKSQPNPVNADSVKKYFA, from the exons ATGGAGAACGAAGCCCAAGAATTTTTGAAATTCCTGAGacacagcgagtatagtgttgTGGAACAATTACACAAGCAGTCAGCTCACATATCAATATTGACTTTGCTTTTGAGCTCAGAGACGCACCGTGATGTACTGATGAAGGTGTTGCACGAAACTTATGTCACTGACGACATTTCGGTAAACAAACTAGACCGTCTTGTCAGTAACATAAGCGCCGACAACTTCATTTcctttagtgatgatgaaataccactgGGGGGCATGGGATCTACCAAAGCTTTGCACATTACTACTCGCTACAAGGGGTATACGCTACCAGGGATGTTGATTGACAATGGTTCGGCACTGAACGTCTTGCCTCTGTCCATATTAAACCGATTGCCTATAGATAGCtctcatatgaagacatgccaaaataTAGTGAGAGCATTTGACGGCACTGAAAGGAAG CCAGACGCACAACAGGGAAAGAAAGAGTTGGAGAGGAAGCAGGAAAAGAGAAGAGCAAGATTAAGCAGGGCAGAGGTCAAATGGGAGCCAATGACCTTTCCCCATATATCCAGTACATTCGTGGTAGGAGGAGTTGTCCATCCTAAATTGAAATTCACAGATGAAGGAACGGTTGAGGGAATGATGAAGATTCTGAGCATCAATGCCATATTAAAAGAAGGATCGAGAGAAACAAGCCTAGTGGGCGTTTGCTCCTATGAGCCTAGAAGTGTTCTGAACAACTGGACTGTAGAAGAACTTCTT TTTATCTTTGGATTTGCTGAGGATGGTGGAACGGGAAGAAAAGTAGATTTTTCCTTAAGAAAGATAATTGAGATTGTGACCTTGAAAGTGGCGAATGAGGTGAAAATTGGCACTTGTATAAAGGAGGAAACCAAGCAGAATCTCATTAAGCTATTGCAAGAATTCAGAGATGTTTTTGTATGGTCGTATCAAGACATGCCAGGGTTAAGAACTGATATTGCAGTGCATCGCATCCCCATAAGAGAGGAGTGTaagccagttcaacagaagcTCCGAAAGATGAGACCCGATGTGGAAGTAAAGATAGGGGAAGAtgtcaagaaacaatttgatgcTGGGTTCTTACAAGCGGTTAactactcagaatgggtagccaacgttGTCCCTGTCCCTAAGAAGGATGGAAATGTGCGAATGTGCGTAGATTATAGAGATCTAAACAAGGCTAGCCCAAAGGACAATTTCCCGTTGCCTCACATTGACACCCTAGTGGACAATACGGCAGGGTATTCACTATTTTCTTTTATGGATGGGTTTTCTGGatacaatcagatcaagatgcaccCTGAAGACATGGAAAAAACCACGTTCATAACCCTATGGGGATCGTTCTGCTATAAGGTGATGCCCTTCGGGTTAAAGAATACGGGAGCGACAtaccaaagagccatggtaaccttattccatgacatgatgcataaagagatCGAGGTCTATGTAGATGACATGATCTCAACGTCCCGGACAGAGAGGGAGCACGTTCAAGTTTTAAGGAAATTGTTCTCAAGAttgagaaaatttcagctaaagcttaatccaaccaAATGCACTTTCGAGCCAGGTCAGGAAAATTACTTGGTTTCATGGTCAGTGAAAAGGAAATTGAGGTTGACTCAAataaagtcaaggctatacaagAGCTGCCTCCGCCCCGCACTTAGAGAAAAGTTCGAG CTGATAGAAAAATGTGATCCCGTATTTCGTCTTCTCAAGAAACATAATCCAGGCGTGTGGGACGACGAATGTCAAATGGCTTTTGACAAAATCAAACAGTACCTGGCTAATACTCCGGTGCTAGTACCACCCAGTCCTGATAAGCCTTTGATTCTGTATATGACCGTGTTTGACAACTCAATAGGATGTGTGTTGGGCCAACATGATGAGACAGGAAAGAAGGAAAatgcgatatattacctcagcaaGAAATTTACTGAGTGTGAAATGAGATACTCGCCAATTGAGATATTATGTTACGCCTTG aaggctGTGAAGGGAagcgcaatagcagattttctagctAGCAGAGCTCTAGAAAACTATGAGCccttgaactttgatttccccAATAAGGATCTAATATATGTGGCGACTGCTGAAGAGGACACGCCCGAAGATCATTCTTGGAAACTAAATTTCGATGGGGCATCAAATGCCGTTG aatacgaagcatgtatCATAGGAATTCGAGTAGCCATAGACCGCAAAATCAAGGTGCTAGAGGTATATGGAGACTCTGCATCGGTGATCTATCAACTTAAAGGTGCATGGGAGACGCGAGATCCCAAGCTGATCAGTTATCGAAAGTTAGTTCTGGAGTTAATTGAGCAGTTTGATGACATCAACTTCTTTTATCTCCCACATGATGAAAACCAGATGGCCGATGCCCTGGATATAttagcttttatgatcagaataaatgaACAAGAAGATATGAAGCCAATCCAGATGAATATTTGTGAGTCTCCGGCTCATTGCTGTAATATAGATGAAGAAGAGGAGAgagatgatcatccttggtatcATGACATTCTAAAATATGTAAAGAACCGTGAATACACAGAACAAGCAACTGAAAATGACAAGAGAGCGTTGAGAAGGCTCGCcaatgactatgtcttagataggGAGATCTTGTATAAAAGGAGGAAGGATCAGATGTTGTTAAGATGTGTTGATGCTGTCAAAATGAAGAAAAtcctggaagaagtccatgagggt atccatgtgcctccttcacctctCCATGTTATGACTTCCCCATGGCCTTTCTCAATGTGGGGCATGGACATCATTGGGCCAATTTCGCCAAAGTCTTCTAATGGTTATCgatttatttttgtggtcattgattatttTACCAAATGGGTTGAGGCCGCTTTATACGCCAATGTCACAAAGTCGGCAATTAGCAAGTTCTTaaagaaggagatcatttgtcgCTATGGTATGCCGGAAAGAATCGTATCTGACAATACGTTGAATTTGAACAATAGCGCGATAGTGGAAGTCTGCAGCCAGTTCAACATTAAGCACCATAACTCGTCACCATACTGCCCGAAAATGAATGGCGCGGTTGAGGCaactaataaaaatatcaagaaaaTTGTGGGAAAAATAACTGAAACCTACAAGGATTGGCATGAAAAGTTGCCATTTTCCCTTTTTGCCTATCGAACTTCTGTTAGAACTTCTACGggggcaacacctttctcattggtttatgggatggaggcagttTTACCCATTGAAGTCAAAATCTCTTCTTTTCGG